The nucleotide window ctagtagcagaaggaaagagcagattcgtcaaaaaaaagtagatcagaaaaaatagtcccagacatgtgttacacaaaagtcttataaatcaaaaagatttttcctttctcttccaatcagaaacccctcatccgttgaaatctttataatgctattttccatgtcagctttttgcaataaaaaaaaagataggctatttttattttcttcccccttagttctgtgagtaaaagaaaaggaaagttttggctcacccaggttttcttaattgctgttcctttgacaaatctctttagctgtatagataagaaaataataaagcgtagacaggagaatgcttgcctgttagtccgtctttctttaaagaaaaaaaaacgggtcacttattcagctgagcttagctagaaatcctcgctccgtccgagctgctggaagaccttctttcacagacaattctgacgaattccagtctccaacaatcacaacaaagctgtgtgggaaatctcacgtttcttccttatccggaagaaattatccccagtcaaaaaagacccttctgactggatttaaaactgaaaaagtttcatccaagacgggagcccgtctcagagctgcacaggcggagggatcctcctgggaagtcctttgTTTAATATTTCTGAAGTGGTGTCATACACAGTTGGTGCatttaacagagatggtgcctgtctgatatttaaggggagggaattccaaagagtaggtgccaccatactaaagatctgtttcctatattgtgcggaacgaacctcctgataagatggtatctgcaggaggccctcacctgcagagcgcagtgattgactgggtatgtaaggggtaagacagtctttcaggtatcctgatcccaagctgtatagggctttgtacaccaaaactagaaccttgaacttggcccggtagcaaatgtgcagccagAAAAGaatgattcttttatttcttctactgTATTTTGTTgtcttacaatctgaattctatggcatgctcattgtaataccataaaaatacaacataagaaagaaaagaagcaataaaaatacgatTAAAAGTCCTATGGCATCTAGCACgctacattacaattgctacaacaggcaaaaaattaATTTAGTGGCCCGCCAAGACACTCAGAAATTTTCAACTAGTCCATAGGGGGAAAagctttgggaaccactggtgttgacaatactgagctagacaaatCACTGACTTAAGGCTTCCTGGGTTCTCACAGCACTTCCTAAGAGGCATGCCTCCTTAGCTGTTGTCTGTCAATGAAAAGAGGAAGAGTAGATAAGCACATGATAAATGATAGTGATTCTGTTATTTGATTCCAGATGGAGATGGTCAATGGGACCGCAGTACAGGAATTCATtttgctgggatttggagttgaGAAGCCAAAGAGATTCCTACTTCTCATTTTCTTAAGCATCATCTATGTGATCACTTTAGTTGagaacatcaccatcatcacatTGGTGTCCCTAGATGCCCACCTGGCCCAGATTCCCATGTACATCTTGTTAAGCAACTTTTCCTGGCTGGAAATATGCTATGTGACTACCACTGTACCCCGTCTGCTGTTTGACCTGGCTGTTCCTCATGGAATCATCTCCTTCCAGGCCTGTTTCCTCCAGTTCTACATCTTATTCTCTCTCGGCACCACTGAATTCTTCTTCCTTTCTGCCATGGCTTTGGATCGGTACTTGGCCATCTGCCACCCACTGCGCTACCCACAAATCATGTCCCCAAATTCCTGCTATTCCCTGGTGGCCATTTGTTGGGTCCTTGGCTTCCTGGGATATGTTGTCCCAGTTATTTTGACGTCCCAGCTATCCTTCTGTGGACCTAACATCATTGACCATTTTTTATGTGATCCTGGGCCAATTCTGTCCTTGGCCTGCCCTCCTCTTGGAAATGTTCCCCTTATATGCCAAATTGTCATTCATGGTCTGTTTTTAGGCAATGTCTTATTTGTTGTGCTATCATATGGCATAGTAATTTTTACCCTGATGAAATCCTCTAACCAAGGCAGTCGTCAGAAGGCCTTCTCCACCATATCAATGCACCTGTTAGTGGTGACCCTTTTCTATGGCACAGTGGGAGCAATGTACTTAATTCCGGGTGGAGAAAGCCAGTCAGCCATCAGCAAGGCAGTCACACTCTTCTATGCTGCCATTACACCTTTTCTCAATCCCCTGATCTACTCTCTGAGGAACAATCAGGTGAAAGAGGCATTGATGAAGTTGCTGAGGAGAAGGTTGAGATGGCTGACAACAGAGGTCACAGGGTAAAAAGGGTAGTGGGAGAAGAGAATTAAGCAAAACCAAGCCAAAGCACGCAATTGAAAATGTCATATTAATTTATTCCAAGTTAGGCAAGAGGGGCACCAATCTGTGTTTACTATTTGATATGAGCCAATCAAGATGACCAAAATCTAAGCTGAGGAAAGATTCAGGGGAAATTAGTGTATATGACACTACAAAGAAGTTCACACCTACTTTTGAGAACTAGAAATACAAACCAGCAACCCTGTAAGGTGGAATGTTATTTGAGACATTCCACTGGAGTAAatattatgcagagcttggaaaagttacttttttgaactacaactcccatcagcccaatccagttgccatgctggctggggctgttgggagttgtagttcaaaaaagtaacttttccaagctctgatattatGTCATGAATGAAATAAAATTGATGATctggtattttaaaatatactatCTACAACTGTGTGGCCATTTTGTATATTCCATGAAATGTAATAAATGCAATGAAAACTATTCATGCAGTCaatcattcattaaatttatctACTTCTTAATACCagaagtggtttacaaaacaatTATAACTGCAAACTCTGTCCTCTGTTTTGATATAGGGTATGCATGTATGTGAATGTCGGTTTTTGTTAAAGGATAGGCACTTCATCGCTGACCCAACTGAGCACATATGTagctttttgaaaaagaaaaaggccagTGCAACAGCCCTACAGTCCTTGTGCTCCCATTTCAAAAACCTATTCTTATATTTATCATGACTGTTTTCTTCTTTAAGTGGTCTCTGCCTCTACACTCGATTTCTCCTTGCTTCTTAAAAAGTTAACGCTGCCCCTTGCCACATGGCCTGGAAGCAAAATTCTTTCCCCTCCACCCCGCCCATATATTGCATTAATATTCACACAAATGTTTCAAGGTGGGAGCCAGCACCAGAAAAGAAATAAAGGGCGGAACCAGCTGGCCCCATTTCCAGATGGGGTAGGAGAGAGGAAATAAAACATGTCAACCCAAGGTATGATTCTGCTTGGAATGCAGCATTTTTTTCAAGGAAGAGGGGTCCCTTACACCAGTCCCTTGGACAAGTCAGAAGGGATCTGGCTATACCCTGGTATGTGCTTGTTAGAAGGTTGGTTTCCTGTGGTATCCAATCCTAGTGATTCAATCTCCAAATTGTCCTTCTGTGGATCTAACATTATTGGCAATTTTATGTGTGATCTTGGGCCAAGTCTATCTCTGACCTGCCCTCCACTCAGAATGAAACATGTCCACTGTCTTCTTCATTTTTCTGGCCTATGGGTTTGTGATTCTTCAGTCTGATAAACACATCTAGCCAATGCAGTCAAAAAACATCCATCTCTACTATTTGTTTCCATATAATGGTGGAGACCCTTTTCTATGGCACAGGAGGAGCAATGGATTTTATACCAGGGCTCCCAAAGCCAGTCAGAGGTCACCAAGGCAGTGATCGTCTTctacatgtatccttcttaatttgtgttctatttcgtttttgttgtgctttctgttgtttgtttgtacatgtttttgtgattttttactatgatatattgtattttatcttgtttgttcaccgccctgagagctattctgctaagggcggtatataaattgaaataataaaataaataaataaataatacacggCCATTAGGCCCTTTCTCAACCCTTTGACCTACTGTCTGAGGAATGATCAGGTGAAAGACACTCTGGGCAGGGTGCATAGGAGGGAGATGGCAATGTTGGGGAGAAAGGTGACAGTTTGATAAGATGAGGAGTCaagaagaaagcaaaacaaagcataTCCCTCAAACCAAAGCATCAACCACCCCCAATAAAATTAAACATTAATAATTAAAGAAGGATacatcttctcctcttctgtaaTTTGCATTCTCCAGTCAAGATGCTCAAATCCAAGCCAGGGAAAGTCTCAGGGAGGAACTTGTTGGTTACCTGGCAAGCATGTCCTGGATGGAGATGTGTTATGTGACCACCACTGTACCATGTATACTCTTTGATCTGGTTTCTGCTCATGGAATCATCTCCTTCCAGGCCTGTTTCCTCCAGTTCTACTTCTGGTTCCCTCTTGGCTGCACCAAATGCTTCTTCCTCTCTGCCACGGCCTTGGATCAGTTTGTGGCCATCTGCCACCCTCTGTCCTACCCACAACGTATGACCCAACATTCCTGCTATGTCCTGATAGGTGCATGTTGGGTTGTTGGCTTCCTGTGGTTTCTTATCCCAGTGATTTTGATCTCCAAGTTGTCCTTTTGTGGACTTAACATCACTGACCACTTTTTGTGTGATCCTGGGCCAATTTTGTCCCTGGCCTGCCCTTCACTTGGAAAGGCTCCCTTGTCTGCCAAATATTCCTGTATCCTTTGTTTTCAAGCAAAGTACCTTTTGTCATATGGCTTTGTCATTCTCAGTCTGATTAAAACTTCAAACCAAGCCAGTTGTAGGAAGGCCTTCTCTACCATATCTTTCCACATAATGATGGTGACACTTTTTATGGCAGTGTGGCAGCAGAGTATTATATTCCAGGTGGAGAAAATCATTCAGAGGTCACTAAAGCAGTAACATTCTTCTACACAGCCATAACACCATTTCTTAACCTCCTAAAATACAGTCTGAGGAATGATCAGGTGAAATAGGCCCTGGGCAGGTTGCTGAAAAGAAAAGATAGAAGTTAGAAAGGTGACAGTTTAATAAAGAGAGGAGTCAAGAAGGAGCAAAACCTCAAAACTCTCAACTACGCAACTGAagatataaaattaaaatattcctCTGAAGAAGAAATGTACTTCTTCTTCTCTGTGTTTTGTAATGTCCTGTGAAGATGCTCCAAATCTAAGCTGGGGAAGGATTCACCCAGGAACTGATTGGCTGACTCTCAACCACATGGAATGACAAGGAATTCAGCTCTCCCTTCGAGAACCAGAATGCAAGGCCTGCAACTAAGGGTGTGCAGAATCTCGGGAGGTGGGTGTATAATGAAGTGAAGGAGGGTGATTTCCCTCCTCCCTGTCTCAAAGAATGCCAATTAAGTGCCCCAAGTCAGATCATAGCCCTCAAAAGACATAACATTGCTCTGTTGTTCCTATATTTTTGTACCATATAGCTTTATAGTTTTCCATATCTCTGTTTCTTTAAGCCAATGCAGTTTGCAAgaactgagatttttttaaagttaaaaacttCATTTTCAAATCCCACATTGCTCtgcattaacaaaacaaaacacagagctCCACAGGCAGAGTTCTAGATAACCTCCCTTTTTAAATAGCCTTACCAAGTCCTGTGTATCCTATCAGAGGACACAGAGAAGCACAAGAAAGATCAGTGTGAAgctgtaaacattttaaaagtacACACATCATTCAGCcgtctcttaattattttaaggcagGAAAGAGCAAACCCCCACTCCATCCCACACACACTACATGATCAAGAATACATACTGGAATACAGTATATAATGCATATCTAGGATGGTTATTGGAATATGTAAAGTATATCTATAATGTCATTGGAATATGTCATTTATGTCCAAACTGTTGCTGAAATATTTAGTGTATGCATGGAAGAATGGTTGGGCATTCAATGGCTGAAGACAAAGGCTACAGAAATGCAAATGCAGATATGAGAGCTAATGGCACGTGATTACTGGTAGTGAGAACAAAGAAAGACTGTGGAAGCATCTGTTGTAGAAGACAGAAGCAAGATACAAAGGCTAATGGTCTCCTGTATAGCTAAGATTCATTTGGAAAGACTGGCAGCTCTCTCAGCTGAATAAGACCTTGCCTAAAGTTAAAGATCAAGGCACAAGGTGTTATTTTACTAATTAAGACAAGCTATACctgtggcaacccctaagttgTGGTGCCACAGAGTtgtatctggcaccttcattgtgcagttttcagcaaatgctaaagatgctcctctatcagagcttggaaaagttacttttttgaactacaactgccatcagcccaatctagtggccatgctggctggggctaatgggagttgtagttcaaaaaagtaacttttccaagctctgtcctctATACCTTGGCCTTTAACACCTGAAATCTGTGTTTTCAGGGCTCACCCATTCCTGTGATtgtcatttgttttaactgttttaatgctGAATGATAAATTGTTATAACCCAACCtgagacctgctggtgaagggcaagtaagaataatggtggtggtggtggggtcagGTTTGGGTCTGGGAAAGTTACGTAATGACCTGAGCTCTATGATTAACATAGCCCAGTCACAACTTCAAGGAGAAGCAGAACAGTATAAAGATCAGGCAATGCACACAGGATTTTGGAGATTAACATTGCAGCATCTAGAGGCAGCATCTGCGAAGATGCTGACCTCTACACAACCAGCTACACTTAAGTTGGCCAACTGGATTGTATGCTGGAGTATGTATGAATGGATACAAATAATGTTTAAACCTTGTTATTGAATGAAGAAGTGACTGCAgtagtgtctgtctgtctgcgtGTCTCTCTGTATGTTGTGTGTGTTCTTCAGTAATCCTCCCTTTTTTAAAGGGAAGTGGACTGATCACCCACTGAAACCTGCAATTAAATCGCTAAAGGCACCAGCCGTGCATAACACTGCTTCAAAAATGTGAAACCAATATTGCTCTTGGAGCTTTAGATGGACTCATCAAGCTTTTGCCCTAACAGTCAtcaattcaacaacaacaacaacaacaaaacacttgtttttctttattgctggtttCAAGATATGTACAATAAacagagatggatggatggatggatggatggatggatggatggatggatggatggatggatggatggatggatggagaagttaacatcatcatcatcatcatcatcatcaatttcatttatgaatcacttcccatgaggcattctgaagcaatttgcactATAGTAATTTAAACAAATCAGTTACATATGTAACAGTTAATGGTTAGTTCAAATATTTTGTGGAACAGCTGCAGCTTCAGCCTGGGGTACTGGAGGAGACCTAACCTGGGAGCTTCTGAGCATCTGAATTCTTTGCTTGCTCCCCTGGGTTGGTATCTCATGAAACAGTTGAGCCCCCTGATAAATGCTATAAGCACTGGGACTCCATGCTTGACTCAGAGTCCAAAGATGGACTGcattcaatcttgcagcctcttgcatcagctcttgGCTTGGTCAGGGGAATAAAAAGGCCAACAGTCCTTGGGTAGTGGGTCTGCCACTAGCAGGGTTGCCAACAAAGGGAAGACACCAAAGGGTATCATCCCTTTGGATCTCCTTTAGAAGTCCCAAGGTTGGCACTACCCTCTTTTATTCTGTCTTTCTTTTCCACTCTAGAGGAAGTTGGATAGTGGGGAGGGCCTAAGGTGCATGACTACTTGTGCAGTGAACTGTatggtaggagaaagttgccagatgtctTCATAATGAGAATCTGTAAGTGGCAGAAACTtggtcctccctgggtgtgagacagggtggagtagaTATGCCCTAGTGTGAGAGAATTGGATGGATCTTGTGTACATCCGGTAACACTGTTCCCAAtttggtggttgttgttgttatgtgccttcaagtcaattacatccagtgcctgcaagggaagaggaccatcaccgcccagggagggagagccatctgcctcctttgctgctgctgctgctgcttggccaacatctctgctctctccttcttgggctcctgctctgcacatgggcaccttgcaggaccaggctccaggtactcagccagctgtgcctgatactgttccacctgtcccttctctggaagggatatataagccggctggctgagggggcttgggagatccagtgcctgcaagggaagaggaccatcactgcccagggagggagagccatctgcctgctttgctgctgctgctgctgctgctgcttggccaacatctctgctctctccttcttgggctcctgctctgcatgtgggcaccttgcaggaccaggctccaggtggcgcttttcccgggaagaatggtttgagagctgcgttggtgcgcatggagcatgggactgtggttgttgtgtagacctgaatggaatgagtggatgtttgtatgactgtatgttgtgagtgtgtgtgtatttttattttattttatttttattttattttattatgtgcctgggcgggaggatagggtattgggaggggggaccagaggggggccctgttagcatagtgacgggtaatgggaggtatggcgttgtgaggaggacatgccagttgaggggaactcggcccagacaattggtggctgtaccgtgttccggtcctccccacatccacaggattgctggtagttctatcagccaactctcggatctccagttgctgcttcttaatgccagatcggtaaataataaagcttccctcatccatgatttaattgtggatgaggcagccgatctggcgtttattactgagacatgggtgagcgatctgggaggcattaatctctcccagctgtgcccacctgggtactcggttcagcatctgggtagatccgagggtcggggagggggaatcgctgtggtctatagaagttccatccctctcattaggcaccctatccaggtagctaatggtctggagtgtctccatattacgttgggtcagcgagacagactgggaatactgttggtgtaccgtccaccctgctgcccaacagcctccctaactgagctgacggaggtggtctcgggtttggtgttgcgatcccccaaatttatggtattgggggatctcaacattcatgtcgagaccgctttgtctggggcagctcaggacttcatggcctccatgacagccatggggctgtctcaatttgttactggccctacgcatattttggggcacactctagacttaatttttgctactggaacaggggatggtgatctgggagtgagggattttacgtctattcctctgtcatggacagatcatcgcctattgaggtgtaggctcacaatgttttctcccctctgcaagggtggaggaccaattaagatggtccgcccccggagactaatgaatcctgaaggttttcagaaggctctggggagttttccggctgataaaactgacgctcctgtcgaaaccctggtcaatctgtggaatacggaaatgacccgggcagttgacacgatcgccccggtgcgccctctcctctgcagagctcaattggctccgtggtttaccccggagctaagagtgatgaaacaagaaaggagacggcttgagtgcaaatggagacgaactcccgacggctgtggtcttgcacttgtgaagatctctaccaagctctatgtgaaggcggtgagggcagcgaagaagcagtactttgatgcctccattcagtcatcttctaaccgcccagcagaactttataaggttgttcggggacttttacactctggtcctcagaacgcaataataccatcaatagcccgctgtaatgagtttgcgagacacttccaagataagatcacaaacatccgccgggaccttgactccaatattgtagcagttgagcctaatgaggtgtccggagcacagtcctgtcctgttttattggatgaattccagttggttcagctcgaggatgtggacaaggtgcttggacaggtgcgggcgaccacttctgctctggatccttgcccctcatggctaataaaagctagcaggaacggaacagccggatgggccaaggaggtgatcaatgcctctttacgagagggagtggtaccaccctgcctgaaacaggcggtggtgagaccgctcctaaagaaaccctccttggaccctgaaaatcttgacaactatagaccggtagcaaatgttccgttcctgggcaaggttttagagcgtgtggtcgctcaccaggtccaggctctcttggatgaaactgattatctggatccatgtcaatcgggcttttggccggggtttggtacagaaacacccttggtcgccctgtatgatgacctctgtcgggagaaagacagagggagtgtaactctgttggttctccttgatctctcagcggcttttgataccatcgaccatggtatccttctggggcgacttgcggacttgggagttggaggcactgcttggcagtggctgtgctcctacctcgagaatcgtctccagaaggtggtgcttggggagcattactcgagtccctgggtactccaatatggggtcccacagggttcagttctgtcccccatgctctttaatatctatatgaagctgctgggtgaggtcattaggagatttggagtgcgtttccagcaatatgctgatgatacgcagctctacttctccttttcatcttcttcaggtgaggctgttaatgtactaaaccactgcctggccgcgataatggactggatgagagctaataaactgagactcaatcctgacaagactgagatgctgttggtgggggggctctctgcccagatggttgatgtccgacctgccctagatggggttacactccccctaaaggagcaggtccgtagtttgggggtcttattagatccactcctgtcactggaggctcaagtagcctcagtggcacggaatgcgttctaccagcttcggctggtagcccaactacgaccctatctggataaggagaaccttgccacagttatccatgctctggtaacctctagattggactactgtaatgcactctacatagggttacctctgaagacggttcggaaacttcagctggtgcagaatgctgcggccagagttcttactgggacaaaaaaaaattgatcatataacacctgtcctggcccagctgcactggctaccaatatgtttccgggccagattcaaagtgttggttcttacctataaagcccttaacggcatcggaccgcaatacctggtggaacgcctctcccgctatgtacctacccggtcgctgtgcttgacgtcgaaggcccttctccgtgtcccaacgcatagggaggcacggagaacgataactagagctagggccttctcagtggtggcccccgaactatggaacgccctccctgatgagatacgcctggcgccttctttgttatcttttcggcgccaggtaaagacctacctcttcacccaggcattttaaaaatttaaaaatttgaatttaaaattgaaaattttaaattatgttttattgtgtattgtatttacatccacttgtattttaacctgttttattatgctgtacaccgccctgggagcttattgctatagggcggtctaaaaatgtaataaaataaataaataaaataaataaataatacaacttACGGCA belongs to Rhineura floridana isolate rRhiFlo1 chromosome 11, rRhiFlo1.hap2, whole genome shotgun sequence and includes:
- the LOC133367377 gene encoding olfactory receptor 11H6-like, with amino-acid sequence MEMVNGTAVQEFILLGFGVEKPKRFLLLIFLSIIYVITLVENITIITLVSLDAHLAQIPMYILLSNFSWLEICYVTTTVPRLLFDLAVPHGIISFQACFLQFYILFSLGTTEFFFLSAMALDRYLAICHPLRYPQIMSPNSCYSLVAICWVLGFLGYVVPVILTSQLSFCGPNIIDHFLCDPGPILSLACPPLGNVPLICQIVIHGLFLGNVLFVVLSYGIVIFTLMKSSNQGSRQKAFSTISMHLLVVTLFYGTVGAMYLIPGGESQSAISKAVTLFYAAITPFLNPLIYSLRNNQVKEALMKLLRRRLRWLTTEVTG